From Hymenobacter sedentarius, a single genomic window includes:
- a CDS encoding DUF6929 family protein, with protein MTATVLAETSIAGLPSASGIELIGPVAYVISDDAPFVYLLDAATLAVTGQVRLFESAEFGSGRIPKKTKADAEALTALTWPDGAAGVLVLGSGSTPLRETGWFVPVAGGAAQPVALAPLYALLRAHLPAGARLNVEAAASSDTELLLFQRTTEVANGALMFRLPLAATLQFLACGGPAPGVAAPLSFELPHINGRPAGFSGASFVHERLFVSASVEETKDSVLDGQVLGSFIGVLDEQHTAATFARLVWADGRAYIGKVEGLAVRRTLEPNRWELLLVTDDDAGGSTAVVAEVAMAE; from the coding sequence ATGACTGCTACCGTTCTTGCCGAAACCAGCATTGCCGGCCTGCCGTCGGCGTCGGGCATTGAGCTGATTGGGCCCGTGGCCTACGTCATCAGCGACGATGCGCCGTTTGTGTACCTGCTGGATGCGGCCACGCTGGCGGTCACGGGCCAAGTTCGGCTGTTCGAAAGCGCCGAGTTTGGCAGCGGCCGCATCCCCAAGAAAACCAAGGCCGACGCCGAAGCCCTCACGGCCCTCACCTGGCCCGATGGCGCGGCGGGCGTGCTGGTACTGGGCTCGGGCAGCACGCCCTTGCGCGAAACTGGCTGGTTTGTGCCCGTAGCGGGCGGGGCGGCGCAGCCGGTGGCCCTGGCGCCGCTCTATGCCTTGCTGCGGGCGCATCTGCCCGCCGGCGCCCGCCTCAACGTGGAAGCCGCAGCATCTTCCGATACCGAGCTGCTGCTGTTTCAGCGCACCACTGAGGTAGCCAACGGGGCGCTGATGTTTCGGCTACCGCTGGCCGCTACGCTGCAGTTTCTTGCGTGCGGTGGGCCGGCACCAGGTGTGGCCGCGCCCTTATCGTTTGAGTTGCCCCATATCAATGGGCGTCCGGCGGGGTTCTCGGGGGCCTCCTTCGTGCACGAGAGGCTGTTCGTTTCGGCTTCGGTGGAAGAAACCAAAGATTCGGTGCTCGATGGGCAGGTGCTGGGCTCCTTCATCGGCGTGCTCGATGAGCAGCATACGGCTGCCACTTTCGCCCGCCTGGTGTGGGCCGATGGCCGCGCCTACATCGGCAAAGTGGAGGGGCTGGCCGTGCGCCGCACCCTGGAACCGAACCGCTGGGAGCTGCTGCTCGTGACCGACGACGACGCGGGCGGCAGCACGGCCGTGGTAGCCGAAGTGGCCATGGCCGAATAG
- a CDS encoding cobalamin B12-binding domain-containing protein produces the protein MPTNQALREQIAQRLNQELEALASYAAKQLTHPAGTDAGSTLDQLKQHLLALGNAVLMNSPALFEAHVLQLSKELGAPHAIEQVAALRQALLLRLSVGEYVVAASTLSAGVNALTSKEVAVEPIAAPSPERTPEAGRFAGLSADYLALLLAADRTAAQRLVLAEAEAGTDVRHLYLHVLQPAQREVGNLWHSGTISVAEEHYCTAATAGLMAQLQPYFQHTPRNGRRLLAACVAGDLHTLGLQMVADFLEYDGWEVSYLGASTPLESIRRMAAEQGVDLLLTAASMPHHVPLLRELVTGLRSDRVTQHVRVLVGGRPFAHEAGLWERTGADAWAANADEAVTVVRGMFGDGNRDADVKASQAAS, from the coding sequence TTGCCCACTAACCAAGCGCTCCGTGAGCAGATAGCTCAGCGGCTAAACCAAGAGCTGGAGGCCTTAGCCAGCTACGCGGCCAAACAGCTAACTCATCCGGCCGGTACCGATGCCGGTTCGACTTTAGACCAGCTTAAGCAGCACCTGCTGGCCCTGGGCAATGCCGTGCTGATGAACAGCCCGGCTTTGTTCGAGGCGCACGTGCTTCAGCTTAGCAAGGAGCTAGGCGCGCCGCACGCCATTGAGCAGGTAGCCGCCCTGAGGCAAGCCCTGCTGCTGCGCCTGAGCGTGGGCGAATACGTGGTGGCCGCCAGTACCCTGAGTGCGGGCGTTAATGCGCTCACAAGCAAGGAGGTCGCAGTAGAGCCCATAGCGGCGCCAAGCCCGGAGCGTACGCCCGAAGCGGGCCGGTTTGCCGGCCTGAGCGCCGATTATCTGGCCCTGTTGCTGGCCGCTGACCGCACTGCGGCCCAACGCCTGGTGCTAGCCGAAGCCGAGGCGGGCACCGATGTGCGCCACCTCTACCTACACGTGCTGCAGCCTGCGCAGCGCGAAGTGGGCAATTTATGGCACAGCGGCACCATCAGCGTGGCCGAAGAGCACTACTGCACGGCCGCCACGGCCGGCCTCATGGCCCAGCTGCAGCCCTATTTCCAACACACGCCGCGCAACGGGCGCCGCCTGCTGGCGGCCTGCGTGGCCGGCGACCTGCACACCCTGGGCCTGCAGATGGTGGCCGATTTTCTGGAGTACGACGGCTGGGAAGTGAGCTACCTCGGGGCCAGCACCCCGCTGGAGAGCATTCGGCGCATGGCCGCCGAGCAGGGCGTGGACCTGTTGCTCACCGCCGCCTCCATGCCCCACCACGTGCCACTGCTGCGCGAACTGGTGACCGGGCTTCGCAGCGACCGCGTCACCCAGCACGTGCGCGTGCTGGTAGGCGGCCGGCCGTTTGCGCACGAAGCCGGCCTTTGGGAGCGTACCGGCGCCGATGCCTGGGCCGCCAATGCCGACGAAGCAGTGACCGTAGTGCGTGGGATGTTTGGGGATGGAAACAGGGATGCCGACGTAAAAGCCAGCCAGGCTGCGTCCTAG